In Saccharothrix violaceirubra, the following are encoded in one genomic region:
- a CDS encoding DUF397 domain-containing protein, with protein sequence MSKDEAPDWRVSSWSASESNCVEIHRDLGAVRDSKNRMGPELRFRPGALAAFVQGVRQQ encoded by the coding sequence ATGAGCAAGGACGAAGCGCCGGACTGGCGTGTCAGCAGTTGGAGCGCGTCGGAGTCGAACTGCGTCGAGATCCACCGTGACCTTGGCGCGGTGCGCGATTCGAAGAACCGAATGGGCCCGGAGTTGAGGTTCCGCCCCGGCGCCCTGGCGGCGTTCGTGCAGGGGGTCCGGCAGCAGTAG